The proteins below come from a single Vitis vinifera cultivar Pinot Noir 40024 chromosome 9, ASM3070453v1 genomic window:
- the LOC104880236 gene encoding uncharacterized protein LOC104880236, with amino-acid sequence MEAARGEKDGGLLRTLRPPRLEDAGLEDCALPPDSIKEAFLKAATAVRSRAGSILTTDNDEDDDDCLNGPWPTATGKSDSLPGISPEGETPGACGNQKGGGIPGVMGDEVGAGVTDATKAEEKSDKVVGGELREEGKECVDALQGLKIGEKGKSGVEEEEPDKPVLGADLM; translated from the coding sequence ATGGAAGCTGCGAGAGGAGAAAAAGATGGTGGATTGCTACGCACACTTCGACCACCGCGTCTCGAAGACGCCGGTCTGGAAGACTGCGCCCTCCCTCCTGATTCCATCAAAGAAGCCTTCCTCAAAGCTGCCACCGCCGTCCGATCACGGGCCGGCTCAATCCTCACTACCGATAACGACGAGGACGATGATGACTGCCTGAATGGCCCATGGCCCACCGCCACAGGCAAGTCCGACTCTCTGCCCGGAATCTCGCCGGAAGGGGAAACCCCAGGCGCTTGTGGCAACCAGAAAGGGGGAGGCATCCCGGGGGTGATGGGAGACGAGGTGGGTGCCGGCGTCACCGATGCGACAAAGGCGGAGGAGAAGTCAGATAAGGTAGTGGGAGGTGAGTTGCGGGAGGAAGGAAAGGAATGTGTGGATGCATTGCAGGGTCTGAAGATCGGAGAGAAGGGTAAAAGCGGAGTGGAGGAGGAAGAACCTGATAAACCCGTACTAGGGGCAGACTTGATGTGA